One Tumebacillus sp. BK434 genomic window carries:
- the mce gene encoding methylmalonyl-CoA epimerase — MTFVPYKIDHLGIAVRSIEETLPLYTGGIGLKVIHEEIIADQMVRAIFLEVGESCVELLEPTSPESPIAKYMEKKGPGIHHVAYAVEDVQAALDHAKAQGLRLIDEQPRQGGHGKLIGFVHPKDTHGVLTEFCQKIEETEEK; from the coding sequence ATGACGTTCGTTCCTTACAAAATCGACCATCTGGGTATCGCTGTGCGCTCGATTGAAGAGACGCTGCCTTTGTATACGGGCGGAATTGGTTTGAAGGTGATCCACGAGGAGATCATCGCCGACCAGATGGTGCGCGCGATTTTCCTGGAAGTCGGGGAGAGCTGTGTGGAACTGCTCGAACCGACTTCTCCAGAGTCGCCGATCGCCAAATACATGGAGAAAAAAGGACCGGGGATTCACCATGTCGCCTATGCGGTTGAAGATGTGCAAGCGGCGCTCGACCATGCGAAAGCACAAGGTCTGCGCCTGATCGACGAACAGCCGCGCCAGGGCGGTCATGGGAAGCTGATCGGCTTCGTGCATCCGAAAGACACGCACGGCGTCCTGACCGAGTTTTGCCAGAAGATCGAGGAGACGGAGGAGAAGTAA
- a CDS encoding cobalamin B12-binding domain-containing protein: MSETKIRVLVAKPGLDGHDRGALVVAKALRDAGMEVIYTGLRQTPQQIAASAIQEDVDVIGLSSLSGAHMHLFPEVVRLMKEQGANDVLIIGGGVIPDEDIPALKTAGVAEVFTPGTPLTAMSDYIRANVKERG; the protein is encoded by the coding sequence ATGTCTGAAACAAAAATCCGTGTACTTGTTGCCAAGCCGGGCCTCGACGGTCATGACCGCGGGGCGCTGGTCGTCGCCAAGGCGCTGCGCGACGCGGGGATGGAAGTCATCTACACCGGCCTGCGCCAGACGCCGCAGCAGATCGCCGCATCGGCGATCCAAGAGGACGTCGATGTGATCGGCCTGTCCTCGCTGTCGGGCGCGCACATGCACCTGTTCCCGGAAGTGGTGCGCCTGATGAAGGAGCAAGGGGCGAACGACGTGCTGATCATCGGCGGCGGCGTCATTCCGGATGAGGACATTCCGGCGCTGAAGACAGCAGGCGTTGCTGAAGTGTTCACGCCGGGCACTCCGCTCACCGCGATGTCCGACTACATCCGCGCCAACGTGAAAGAGCGGGGGTAA